A genomic stretch from Erwinia sp. E_sp_B01_1 includes:
- the malQ gene encoding 4-alpha-glucanotransferase — MENNALEQAAMEAGIASGFINAHGKQQAIAAETKRDLLQAMGWSHERLSLVRPVPVVKVFIKGSRFALPVSGEGEFSWHLRQEGGATHQGRVKGKMTLALPEHLAPGYHRLMLTQATQSWECRVIIAPRRCYEPDALLAGKKLWGTCVQLYTLRSETNWGIGDFGDLSVLVKNIAARGGAFVGLNPIHALCPGDPEAASPYSPSSRRWLNVIYIDVAAVEDFRLSEVARQWWQSSATQLALQVVKATEWVDYAQVMALKLQGLRLAFTQFLTRTQKDPQRQAFALFVKQGGESLYLQAAYDALFGHLARETGTAQGWNAWPEAYRNARGPMVRAFCEQQAPEVEFWLWLQWLAEIQFKECNLVCQQQAMPIGLYRDLAVGVVEGGAETWGDGELYCLKASVGAPPDILGPQGQNWDLRPMDPWAMVSRAYQPFIDLLRSNMIHCGALRIDHVMALLRLWWIPAGGSADKGAYVQYPVDDLLAILALESQRHRCMVIGEDLGTVPVEIVSKLREGGVYSYKVLYFERETANSFRAPQSWPVQAMATLTTHDLPTLRSYWQSDDLKLGKMLGLYRDPTVLEGLYADRDKARQGLLDGLHQYGCVPKRTLRLASSTDLSLAIRRGLQRYVASSACALLGMQPEDWLDMQTPVNVPGTSDEYPNWRRKLSHTLEAMFASPEVNGLIKDLDQRRRKVSVS; from the coding sequence ATGGAAAATAACGCGCTGGAGCAGGCGGCTATGGAAGCGGGTATTGCTTCCGGATTTATCAATGCGCACGGCAAGCAGCAGGCGATCGCCGCAGAAACCAAACGCGATCTGTTGCAGGCGATGGGCTGGAGTCATGAACGCCTGAGCCTGGTCAGGCCGGTTCCCGTGGTGAAAGTGTTTATCAAAGGCAGCCGCTTTGCGCTGCCCGTCAGCGGGGAAGGGGAATTTAGCTGGCATCTGCGGCAGGAAGGCGGGGCCACGCATCAGGGCAGGGTCAAGGGTAAAATGACGCTGGCCCTGCCGGAACACCTGGCGCCCGGTTATCACCGTCTGATGCTGACTCAGGCGACACAAAGCTGGGAGTGCCGGGTGATTATTGCTCCCCGGCGCTGTTACGAACCGGATGCGCTGCTGGCGGGAAAAAAACTCTGGGGAACCTGCGTACAGCTCTACACGCTGCGTTCGGAGACTAACTGGGGCATCGGTGATTTTGGCGATCTCTCCGTACTGGTGAAGAACATTGCTGCACGGGGCGGAGCCTTTGTCGGCCTTAATCCGATCCACGCGCTCTGCCCTGGCGATCCAGAAGCCGCCAGCCCATACAGCCCCTCCTCACGCCGCTGGCTGAATGTCATCTATATCGACGTTGCTGCGGTGGAGGATTTCAGGCTGAGCGAGGTCGCCCGGCAATGGTGGCAGAGCTCAGCTACGCAGCTGGCTTTGCAGGTGGTGAAGGCCACTGAATGGGTGGATTATGCTCAGGTGATGGCGCTTAAGCTCCAGGGGCTGCGCCTGGCCTTTACTCAGTTCCTCACCCGCACGCAGAAAGATCCTCAGCGGCAGGCCTTCGCGCTGTTTGTGAAGCAGGGGGGCGAAAGCCTCTACCTTCAGGCGGCCTATGATGCGTTATTCGGGCATCTGGCCCGTGAAACCGGCACGGCACAGGGCTGGAACGCCTGGCCGGAGGCGTATCGCAACGCGCGTGGGCCGATGGTCAGGGCGTTCTGCGAGCAGCAGGCTCCGGAGGTGGAATTCTGGCTGTGGCTACAGTGGCTGGCCGAAATCCAGTTCAAAGAGTGCAACCTGGTCTGCCAGCAGCAGGCGATGCCGATCGGCCTCTACCGCGATCTGGCCGTGGGCGTGGTGGAAGGCGGGGCTGAAACCTGGGGTGACGGCGAACTTTATTGCCTGAAAGCGTCGGTCGGTGCGCCGCCAGATATCCTCGGCCCGCAGGGGCAAAACTGGGATCTGCGGCCAATGGATCCCTGGGCGATGGTCAGCCGCGCCTATCAGCCTTTCATCGATCTGCTGCGATCAAATATGATCCACTGCGGCGCGTTACGCATCGATCATGTGATGGCGCTGCTGCGTTTGTGGTGGATCCCGGCGGGCGGATCGGCGGATAAAGGGGCTTACGTCCAGTATCCGGTGGACGATCTGCTGGCGATTCTGGCACTGGAAAGCCAGCGTCATCGCTGCATGGTGATTGGCGAAGACCTGGGTACCGTCCCGGTTGAGATCGTCAGCAAGCTGCGGGAAGGCGGCGTTTACTCCTACAAAGTGCTCTATTTCGAACGTGAGACGGCGAACAGCTTCCGCGCGCCGCAATCCTGGCCCGTACAGGCAATGGCGACGTTAACCACGCACGATCTCCCGACGCTACGCAGCTACTGGCAAAGTGACGATTTGAAGCTGGGTAAAATGCTGGGGTTGTATCGCGATCCGACCGTGCTTGAAGGGCTGTATGCCGACCGGGACAAGGCCCGTCAGGGATTACTTGATGGTCTGCATCAGTATGGCTGCGTGCCGAAGAGAACGCTGCGTCTGGCCTCCTCTACGGACCTGAGCCTGGCGATCCGTCGTGGATTACAGCGTTACGTGGCGAGCAGCGCCTGCGCCCTGCTGGGGATGCAGCCGGAAGACTGGCTGGATATGCAGACGCCGGTCAACGTGCCGGGCACCAGTGATGAATACCCTAACTGGCGTCGCAAGCTTTCCCACACGCTGGAAGCGATGTTTGCCAGCCCGGAAGTCAACGGCCTGATCAAAGATCTCGATCAGCGCCGCCGGAAAGTCTCAGTAAGTTAA
- the malG gene encoding maltose ABC transporter permease MalG produces the protein MPMVKPKSQRVRLLVTHLLLLSFVALILFPLLMVIAISLRPGNFATGSLIPETVSWDHWKLALGIAVTNSDGSITPPPFPVMLWLWNSIKIAAITAIGIVTLSTTCAYAFARMKFRGKSSLLKGMLIFQMFPAVLSLVALYALFDRLGVYVPFLGLNTHGGVIFAYMGGIALHVWTIKGYFETIDNSLEEAAALDGATPWQAFRLVLLPLSVPILAVVFILSFIAAITEVPVASLLLRDVNSYTLAVGMQQYLNPQNYLWGDFAAAAILSAIPITAVFLIAQRWLVGGLTAGGVKG, from the coding sequence ATGCCGATGGTAAAACCGAAATCGCAGCGCGTCAGGCTGCTGGTCACCCACTTATTATTGTTGAGTTTTGTTGCGCTGATCCTGTTCCCGCTGCTGATGGTGATTGCTATCTCGCTGCGGCCCGGCAACTTTGCCACCGGCAGTCTGATCCCGGAGACTGTCTCCTGGGATCACTGGAAGCTGGCGCTGGGTATTGCGGTGACTAACAGCGATGGCAGCATCACGCCGCCGCCGTTCCCGGTGATGCTGTGGCTGTGGAATTCGATCAAGATTGCGGCGATCACCGCCATCGGCATCGTCACCCTTTCCACCACCTGCGCCTATGCCTTCGCCCGTATGAAGTTTCGTGGCAAAAGTTCGCTGCTGAAAGGCATGCTGATTTTCCAGATGTTCCCGGCAGTATTGTCGCTGGTCGCCCTCTATGCGCTGTTTGACCGCTTAGGCGTTTATGTTCCTTTCCTGGGGCTGAACACGCATGGCGGGGTGATTTTTGCCTATATGGGCGGCATCGCGCTGCATGTCTGGACGATCAAAGGCTATTTCGAAACCATCGACAACTCGCTGGAAGAAGCCGCCGCGCTGGATGGGGCCACCCCGTGGCAGGCCTTCCGTCTGGTGCTGCTGCCGCTGTCCGTGCCGATTCTGGCGGTGGTGTTTATTCTGTCGTTTATTGCCGCCATTACCGAGGTGCCGGTGGCTTCTCTGCTGCTGCGTGATGTGAACAGCTACACGCTGGCCGTAGGGATGCAGCAGTATCTCAATCCACAGAACTATTTGTGGGGCGATTTTGCCGCAGCCGCCATTCTGTCAGCCATTCCGATTACAGCCGTATTCCTGATTGCGCAACGCTGGTTAGTGGGGGGACTCACGGCAGGGGGTGTGAAGGGATAG
- the malF gene encoding maltose ABC transporter permease MalF, whose product MVLPRAEKDRLHVRDPHQPARQKKSPFAPVLAWLFIGFFALLAGYLIVLMYAQGEYLFAILTLILSSLGLFIYGNRRAYSWRYVYPGLAGMGLFVLFPLVCTIAIAFTNYSSVHQLTFERAQSVLMDRQFRADKAWAFGLYPTGQQWVLALTSPDNGAVLVSKPFSFSPSAPQSLEMTAQSLPATEKAGLRTITQNRQALTQLTAKMPDGSGLRMSSLRQFSGTQPLYKLDEQSGQLTSSQNGKIYRPNMTTGFYQLVDAKGAWQEEVLSPGFTVGIGWKNFLRVIQDDGIQKPFLSIFVWTVIFSLLTVIFTTAVGMVLACVVQWDELKGKAVYRLLLILPYAVPAFISILIFKGLFNQSFGEINLVLGTLFGIKPAWFSDPLTAKTMLIIVNTWLGYPYMMILCMGLLKAIPDDLYEASAMDGATPVQNFLRITLPMLIKPLMPLMIASFAFNFNNFVLIQLLTNGGPDRLGTTTPAGHTDLLVSYTWRIAFEGGGGQDFGLAAAIATLIFLLVGALAVINLKASRMKFD is encoded by the coding sequence ATGGTGCTGCCCCGTGCCGAAAAGGATCGCCTCCATGTCCGTGACCCACACCAGCCAGCCCGTCAGAAAAAAAGCCCGTTCGCCCCTGTGCTCGCCTGGCTTTTCATCGGCTTTTTCGCCCTGCTGGCCGGGTATTTGATTGTGTTGATGTATGCGCAGGGAGAGTACCTTTTTGCCATCCTGACGCTGATCCTCTCCAGCCTCGGGCTGTTTATTTATGGCAACCGCCGCGCCTATTCCTGGCGCTACGTCTATCCTGGCCTGGCAGGAATGGGGCTGTTTGTCCTGTTTCCGCTGGTTTGTACCATCGCTATTGCCTTCACTAACTACAGCAGCGTCCACCAGCTGACCTTCGAGCGCGCCCAGAGCGTGCTGATGGACAGGCAGTTCCGCGCCGACAAAGCCTGGGCTTTTGGTTTGTACCCAACGGGCCAACAGTGGGTGCTGGCGCTGACCTCGCCGGATAACGGTGCGGTGCTGGTATCAAAGCCTTTCAGCTTCTCGCCTTCTGCCCCCCAATCGCTGGAGATGACGGCCCAGTCCCTTCCGGCGACCGAAAAAGCCGGGCTGCGAACCATCACGCAGAACCGCCAGGCGCTGACCCAGTTAACCGCAAAAATGCCGGATGGCTCCGGCCTGCGCATGAGTTCGCTACGGCAGTTTTCCGGTACGCAGCCGCTTTACAAACTGGATGAACAGAGCGGGCAACTGACCAGTAGCCAGAACGGCAAAATTTATCGCCCGAACATGACCACCGGCTTTTATCAGCTGGTTGATGCAAAAGGCGCCTGGCAGGAGGAGGTGCTCAGCCCCGGCTTTACGGTGGGCATTGGCTGGAAAAACTTCCTGCGGGTGATCCAGGATGACGGCATCCAGAAACCCTTCCTGTCGATTTTTGTCTGGACGGTAATTTTCTCCCTGCTGACGGTGATCTTCACTACGGCGGTGGGCATGGTGCTGGCCTGCGTGGTCCAGTGGGATGAACTGAAAGGCAAAGCGGTTTATCGCCTGCTGCTGATCCTGCCCTATGCGGTACCGGCCTTTATTTCGATTCTGATTTTCAAAGGGTTATTCAACCAGAGCTTTGGTGAAATCAACCTGGTGCTGGGCACGCTGTTCGGTATCAAGCCCGCGTGGTTCAGCGATCCGCTGACGGCGAAAACCATGCTGATTATCGTCAACACCTGGCTGGGTTATCCCTACATGATGATCCTGTGTATGGGCCTGCTGAAAGCCATTCCGGATGACCTGTACGAAGCCTCGGCGATGGACGGTGCCACGCCGGTGCAGAACTTTTTACGCATCACCCTGCCGATGCTGATTAAGCCGCTGATGCCGCTGATGATCGCCAGCTTTGCCTTTAACTTTAATAACTTTGTGCTGATCCAGTTGCTGACCAACGGCGGCCCGGATCGGCTGGGCACCACCACCCCAGCGGGCCATACGGACCTGCTGGTCAGCTACACCTGGCGTATCGCCTTTGAAGGCGGCGGCGGGCAGGACTTTGGTCTGGCTGCCGCCATCGCCACGCTGATTTTCCTGCTGGTTGGCGCACTGGCGGTCATCAACTTAAAAGCCTCACGTATGAAATTCGACTAA
- the malE gene encoding maltose/maltodextrin ABC transporter substrate-binding protein MalE has protein sequence MTLSIKNIVKRTVALSALATLVLSSAAFAKIEEGKLVIWINGDKGYNGLAEVGKKFEKDTGIKVTVEHPDKLEEKYPQVAATGDGPDIIFWAHDRFGGYAQSGLVAEVSPDQAFKDKLFPFTWDAVTFDGKLIGYPVAVESLSLIYNKDLVKTPPKTWEEIPALDKSLRAKDKDKSAIMWNLQEPYFTWPIIAADGGYAFKYVDGKYDIKDTGVNNAGSNAGLQFIVDLVKNKHISADTDYSISEAAFNKGQTALTIDGPWSWSNLDKSKINYGVAPLPTFHGKPSKPFVGVLTAGINAASPNKELAKEFLENYLITDDGLAVVNKDKPLGAVALKSYQAKLENDPRIAATMANSKNGEIMPNIPQMSAFWYAERNAIINAVDGRQTVPQALKDVETRVTK, from the coding sequence ATGACCCTCAGCATCAAGAACATCGTCAAACGCACCGTCGCGCTTTCTGCGCTGGCTACGCTGGTGTTGTCCTCTGCCGCGTTTGCCAAAATTGAAGAAGGCAAGCTGGTCATCTGGATCAATGGTGACAAAGGTTACAATGGCCTGGCCGAGGTCGGTAAGAAGTTCGAAAAGGACACCGGGATTAAGGTCACTGTTGAGCACCCTGACAAACTGGAAGAGAAATATCCTCAGGTTGCCGCGACAGGCGACGGCCCGGACATTATCTTCTGGGCGCACGACCGTTTTGGCGGCTACGCGCAGTCTGGTCTGGTGGCTGAAGTCAGCCCGGACCAGGCATTCAAAGACAAGCTGTTCCCCTTTACCTGGGACGCAGTGACCTTTGATGGCAAGCTGATCGGCTATCCGGTCGCCGTGGAATCCCTGTCGCTGATTTACAACAAAGACCTGGTGAAAACCCCACCAAAAACCTGGGAAGAGATCCCGGCGCTGGATAAATCCCTGCGGGCGAAAGACAAAGACAAAAGCGCCATCATGTGGAATCTCCAGGAACCCTACTTCACCTGGCCGATTATTGCAGCGGATGGCGGCTATGCCTTTAAATATGTCGACGGCAAATATGACATCAAAGACACCGGCGTAAATAACGCGGGATCGAATGCCGGCCTGCAGTTCATCGTTGATCTGGTGAAAAACAAACATATCAGCGCCGACACCGACTACTCCATCTCCGAAGCGGCCTTCAACAAAGGCCAGACGGCGCTGACCATCGATGGTCCCTGGTCCTGGTCCAACCTCGATAAGAGTAAGATCAACTACGGCGTCGCCCCGCTGCCGACTTTCCACGGTAAACCTTCCAAACCCTTTGTTGGCGTGCTGACCGCAGGCATCAACGCCGCCAGCCCGAATAAAGAGCTGGCAAAAGAGTTCCTGGAAAATTACCTGATCACCGATGACGGCCTGGCCGTGGTCAACAAAGATAAACCTTTGGGTGCCGTGGCGCTGAAATCCTACCAGGCAAAACTGGAAAACGATCCGCGCATCGCCGCCACTATGGCGAACTCGAAAAACGGCGAAATTATGCCGAACATCCCGCAAATGAGCGCCTTCTGGTACGCCGAACGCAACGCGATTATTAACGCGGTGGATGGCCGTCAGACCGTACCCCAGGCGTTAAAAGATGTCGAAACCCGCGTGACTAAGTAA
- the malK gene encoding maltose/maltodextrin ABC transporter ATP-binding protein MalK, with amino-acid sequence MASVSLSGVYKAFGETVISSDINLEIEEGEFVVFVGPSGCGKSTLLRMIAGLEEITSGELKIGNQRMNEVPPAGRGIGMVFQSYALYPHLSVAENMSFGLKLSRTKKEEIERRVNQVSETLQLAHLLERRPKALSGGQRQRVAIGRTLVAEPTVFLLDEPLSNLDAALRVQMRIEISRLHKRLKRTMIYVTHDQVEAMTLADKIVVLNAGRIAQIGKPLALYHYPADRFVAGFIGSPKMNFLPVKAIAAEPERVQVELPDRQWVWLPVTGTDVIPGSNLSLGIRPEHLLPGDTAEIKLSGEVQVIEQLGNETQIHIQIPAIRQNLVYRQNDVVLVEEGATFAIGLPPHRCHLFREDGTACRRLHPEPGV; translated from the coding sequence ATGGCGAGCGTTTCCCTAAGCGGCGTTTATAAAGCCTTCGGCGAAACAGTGATCTCCAGCGATATTAATCTGGAGATTGAGGAGGGCGAGTTTGTGGTGTTTGTCGGCCCTTCCGGCTGTGGAAAATCGACGTTGCTGCGGATGATTGCTGGTCTTGAAGAGATCACCTCCGGCGAGTTGAAGATAGGTAATCAGCGCATGAATGAAGTGCCGCCCGCCGGACGGGGCATTGGCATGGTCTTTCAGTCTTACGCCCTCTATCCGCACCTGTCGGTGGCAGAAAACATGTCCTTCGGGCTGAAGCTGTCGCGGACAAAAAAAGAGGAGATCGAACGGCGGGTTAATCAGGTTTCTGAAACCCTGCAGCTGGCGCATTTGCTGGAACGTCGCCCGAAGGCGCTCTCCGGCGGCCAGCGTCAGCGTGTGGCTATCGGCCGTACGCTGGTAGCGGAACCCACGGTTTTCCTGCTGGATGAACCGCTTTCAAACCTGGATGCGGCCTTACGCGTGCAGATGCGTATTGAGATCTCCCGCCTGCATAAGCGCCTTAAGCGCACCATGATTTACGTCACCCACGATCAGGTTGAAGCGATGACGCTCGCCGACAAAATTGTGGTGCTTAATGCCGGGCGCATCGCCCAGATCGGTAAGCCGCTGGCGCTGTATCACTACCCGGCGGACCGCTTCGTCGCCGGGTTTATCGGCTCCCCTAAAATGAATTTCCTGCCGGTGAAAGCGATCGCCGCTGAACCTGAACGCGTGCAGGTTGAACTGCCCGATCGCCAGTGGGTCTGGCTGCCCGTGACGGGAACTGACGTCATTCCCGGCAGCAACCTGTCGCTGGGCATCCGCCCTGAGCATCTGCTGCCAGGCGATACCGCAGAAATCAAACTTTCCGGCGAGGTGCAGGTTATCGAGCAGCTCGGCAACGAAACACAGATCCACATCCAGATTCCGGCAATTCGTCAAAACCTGGTGTACCGCCAGAATGACGTGGTGCTGGTAGAAGAAGGTGCAACATTCGCCATCGGCTTGCCGCCACACCGCTGCCATCTGTTCCGTGAAGACGGGACGGCCTGTCGCCGGTTACACCCCGAGCCCGGCGTTTAA
- a CDS encoding maltoporin, producing the protein MITIRNSSLALAVAAGVLSTQAMAVDFTGYARSGIGWSGSGGEQQCFKATGAESKYRLGNECETYAELKLGQEVWKQGDKSFYFDTNVAYSVSQQNDWEATDPAFREANIKGKNLIEWLPGSTMWAGKRFYQRHDVHMIDFYYWDISGPGAGLEDIDLGFGKLSIAATRNTESGGSFGYIADQRDELPTSNDVFDVRIAGLNTNPGGVLELGVDYGRANARDGYELADGATKDGWLLTAEHTQSIYNGYNKFVLQYAADSMTDPSTGAANGHSNGAAINNNGSMLRVLDHGALDFNDKWGLMYVAMYQDIDRDNNNGTTWYTVGVRPMYKWTPIMSTLLEAGYDNVKSQRTGDRNGQYKVTLAQQWQAGDSIWSRPAIRVFATYAKWDEKWGYDTDAGVDNGLAMNDTSARTFSRGDDDEVTFGAQMEVWW; encoded by the coding sequence ATGATAACAATACGCAATTCCTCCCTGGCGCTGGCAGTGGCTGCAGGCGTCCTTTCCACCCAGGCGATGGCGGTGGATTTCACCGGTTACGCCCGTTCCGGCATCGGCTGGTCAGGCAGCGGCGGCGAGCAGCAATGCTTTAAAGCCACCGGTGCTGAAAGTAAATATCGTCTGGGTAACGAATGCGAAACCTACGCAGAGTTGAAACTGGGGCAGGAAGTGTGGAAACAGGGCGATAAAAGCTTCTATTTCGATACCAACGTTGCTTACTCCGTTTCACAGCAGAATGACTGGGAAGCTACCGATCCGGCTTTCCGCGAAGCTAACATCAAGGGTAAAAACCTGATCGAATGGCTGCCAGGCTCCACCATGTGGGCTGGTAAGCGCTTCTATCAGCGTCATGACGTCCACATGATCGACTTCTACTACTGGGATATTTCAGGTCCTGGTGCCGGTCTGGAAGATATCGACCTGGGCTTTGGTAAGCTCTCTATTGCGGCTACCCGTAATACTGAAAGCGGCGGCTCCTTTGGCTATATCGCCGATCAACGTGACGAACTGCCGACCTCCAATGACGTGTTCGACGTGCGTATTGCCGGGCTGAACACTAACCCTGGCGGCGTGCTGGAACTGGGCGTGGATTATGGCCGTGCCAACGCGCGTGATGGCTATGAGCTGGCAGATGGCGCCACCAAAGATGGCTGGTTGCTGACGGCAGAACATACTCAGAGCATCTATAACGGCTACAACAAATTCGTGCTGCAATACGCCGCAGACTCAATGACCGATCCCTCCACTGGTGCGGCTAATGGTCACTCCAACGGCGCAGCGATTAACAACAACGGCAGCATGCTCCGCGTGCTGGACCACGGTGCACTTGATTTCAACGATAAATGGGGCCTGATGTACGTGGCGATGTATCAGGACATCGACCGTGATAACAACAACGGCACCACCTGGTACACCGTGGGCGTGCGCCCGATGTACAAATGGACACCGATCATGAGCACCCTGTTAGAAGCGGGCTATGACAACGTGAAATCACAGCGTACCGGCGACCGTAACGGCCAGTATAAAGTGACGCTGGCGCAACAGTGGCAGGCTGGCGACAGCATCTGGTCCCGTCCGGCAATCCGCGTGTTTGCGACCTACGCCAAATGGGATGAGAAGTGGGGTTATGACACCGATGCTGGCGTAGACAATGGCCTGGCGATGAACGATACCAGCGCCCGTACCTTCAGCCGCGGTGATGACGATGAAGTGACCTTCGGTGCGCAGATGGAAGTCTGGTGGTAA
- the malM gene encoding maltose operon protein MalM: protein MRKNLLSLCLTLSLMAAAPAGVYAAQQDASTAPEIASKTLRSLSWTPLVPPVTQDVQLSTAGAQINQGDIQGAVGAFSLPADRGSLEIVLTSVVTGKTVYAPNVLVLDEQMRPAAFYPSSYFPYEKPGIVSSDRLEGTLKLTPALGQKQIYLLVYTTRKDLDTTTQMVNPAKAYAAGVGNAVPDIPDPVARHTATGTISLKVTAEQKTGNVMIGQLFPSSGNAAATPVVVGNTQPQPAAAAAPAKPSEPMLDDSDAWFNESIKKAVKAGDVDKALKLLDEAERLGSKTARKTFIESVKQ from the coding sequence ATGAGAAAAAATCTGCTGTCACTGTGCCTGACGCTGAGCCTGATGGCTGCTGCTCCTGCGGGAGTGTATGCCGCTCAGCAGGATGCTTCCACGGCTCCGGAGATCGCCAGCAAGACCCTACGCTCCCTCTCCTGGACACCGCTGGTGCCGCCAGTGACGCAGGATGTGCAGCTCAGCACGGCGGGTGCACAGATTAATCAGGGTGATATTCAGGGCGCCGTCGGGGCTTTTTCTCTGCCAGCCGATCGCGGGTCACTGGAAATCGTTCTGACCAGCGTAGTGACCGGTAAAACGGTGTATGCCCCTAACGTCCTGGTTCTGGATGAGCAGATGCGCCCGGCGGCATTCTATCCTTCCAGCTATTTCCCCTATGAGAAGCCTGGTATTGTCTCCAGCGATCGTCTGGAAGGCACGCTGAAACTGACCCCGGCCCTGGGGCAGAAGCAAATTTATCTGCTGGTTTACACCACCCGCAAAGATCTGGATACCACCACGCAAATGGTTAACCCGGCCAAAGCCTATGCGGCTGGCGTGGGCAATGCCGTACCGGATATTCCCGATCCCGTGGCCCGCCATACGGCAACGGGCACCATCAGCCTGAAAGTCACCGCCGAGCAGAAAACCGGTAATGTGATGATTGGCCAGCTCTTCCCGTCTTCCGGCAATGCAGCCGCCACGCCAGTGGTTGTGGGCAACACACAACCTCAACCAGCCGCTGCCGCTGCGCCAGCCAAACCTTCAGAGCCGATGCTGGATGATTCCGATGCCTGGTTTAACGAGTCGATCAAAAAGGCCGTGAAGGCCGGAGATGTGGATAAAGCGCTGAAATTACTGGATGAAGCCGAACGTCTGGGATCGAAAACCGCCCGGAAGACCTTTATCGAGAGCGTGAAGCAGTAA
- a CDS encoding helix-turn-helix domain-containing protein: protein MIDKRILRIQESIKRQHERGTASDEALADINSIVAEARGKATPVVMTGDRIRALRAREHLSQAQLANRMYISANAVQKWERGVTQPRGAALAFLELIDKKGVAALEC, encoded by the coding sequence ATGATTGATAAACGCATACTTCGCATTCAGGAAAGCATTAAACGCCAGCACGAGCGCGGAACTGCTTCTGACGAGGCTCTGGCCGATATCAATTCAATCGTTGCGGAAGCGCGAGGAAAAGCTACCCCCGTAGTAATGACAGGGGATCGCATTCGTGCGCTACGTGCGCGTGAGCACCTTAGCCAGGCGCAGCTTGCAAATCGCATGTATATCAGTGCTAATGCGGTTCAGAAGTGGGAACGGGGTGTTACCCAACCGAGAGGCGCGGCGCTTGCCTTCCTTGAACTGATCGACAAGAAAGGCGTTGCAGCTCTGGAATGCTAA
- a CDS encoding type II toxin-antitoxin system RelE/ParE family toxin, which translates to MKGKTRIFIEKHYNKDRKKSGITDEDLREIVADVLAKPADGSLGGGVYKKRVGLDASGTSGGARTIVFYHQGNKFYFNDGWEKKDVPKSGPEIPPDLLKAYKVQSKVYKALTNAQLKAELMSRDLVEIPSADPENTDD; encoded by the coding sequence ATGAAAGGGAAAACACGAATATTTATAGAAAAGCATTACAACAAAGATCGCAAAAAATCCGGCATAACGGATGAAGATTTACGTGAGATTGTGGCCGATGTGTTAGCCAAACCTGCCGATGGATCATTAGGTGGCGGGGTTTACAAGAAACGCGTTGGCCTGGATGCCAGTGGTACAAGTGGCGGTGCGCGCACTATCGTGTTCTACCACCAGGGCAACAAGTTTTATTTTAATGATGGGTGGGAAAAGAAGGATGTTCCTAAGAGTGGCCCTGAAATCCCGCCCGATCTACTCAAGGCTTATAAGGTGCAATCAAAGGTTTATAAAGCCCTGACAAATGCACAGCTTAAAGCCGAACTGATGAGTAGAGATTTGGTAGAAATACCTTCAGCAGACCCGGAGAATACAGATGATTGA